In one Nicotiana sylvestris chromosome 8, ASM39365v2, whole genome shotgun sequence genomic region, the following are encoded:
- the LOC138874813 gene encoding uncharacterized protein produces MLRKDAETSWIEGCQKAFDKIKEYLSMPLVLVLPEPGRPLLLYLSVLDGVFGCVLVQHDETGRKEQAIYYLNLISRIDPLKYIFEKPMPTKKSDKWQILLSEFDIVYVTQKAVKGQALADHIAENSVGGEYEPLKTYFPDEELAFIREDITEAYDGWRTFFDGAANLKGVGIKAVLVSEMGQHYPVSAKLRFPCTNDMVEYEACILGLNMAVDMNIQELLLIGDSDLLVHQIAFVDALATLSSMIQHPDKNYIDPHFGEDL; encoded by the exons atgctaaggaaagatgctgaaacaagctgGATAGAGggttgtcagaaagcttttgacaaaatcaaggagtacctgtccatgCCGCTAGTTCTAGTCctgccagaaccaggacgacctttactactctatctatctgtattagatggagtcttcggatgtgttttggtacaacatgacgagacaggaagaaaggagcaagccatatattacctga acctcatatccaggatagatcctctaaagtacatatttgagaaacccatgcccactaaGAAGTCGgataaatggcagatactactgagtgagttcgatatcgtctatgtaactcaaaaggctgtcaagggacaagcattggcagatcacatTGCTGAAAattcggtgggaggagaatacgaacccttgaaaacgtattttcctgacgaagaattAGCATTCATtagagaagacattaccgaagcatatgatggttggaggacgttctttgacggagctgcaaatcTTAAAGGAGTAGGCATCAAAGCAGTTTTagtatcagaaatgggtcagcattatccagtatctgccaaactcagatttcCTTGCACCAACGATATGgtagaatatgaagcctgcatactagggctcaacatggcagttgacatgaacattcaagaattgtTGTTAATAggcgattcagatttgcttgtgcaccag ATTgcgtttgtcgatgcattggccactttatcatccatgatacagcatccagataagaattatattgatccccATTTCGGTGAAGATCTATAA